The Streptomyces sp. V3I7 genome segment GTGCTCGGGGACGACGGCAAGTACACCCTGGACCGGCCGTTCGAGCAGTGGCGGGACCCGGAGCCGTACTGAAGATCGCCGTACTGAACGCCGGGCCGCTGTGTCCGGCAAGGACGGGCGGGAGGAGACGCTCACCACATCCGCGAACCCTCCGTGCCCGCCGGGAACTCAGCGTGACCGCAGGGCGTTGTTCGGGCAGTGGATGTGCGGCGCATGGGGCGGTGCGAGCGTACAAACCGGCCTGGTCGGGGGCCGGGGTGTCGCTCGGCGATCTCGGCGGCGTAGGCTAAGGGCGCCATGCCGTACGAACCACCGACTCACACCGTTGAGCGCTCCCTGCGCGCCACGACCGGAGCGAAGGTCATCGCCGGTGTCGACGAGGTGGGGCGCGGCGCCTGGGCCGGGCCTGTCACCGTCTGTGCGGCGGTCACCGGCCTTCGTCGGCCGCCCGAGGGTCTCACCGACTCCAAGCTGCTCACCATCAGGCGACGCACGGAGTTGGCCAAGGTCCTTCAGACGTGGGTGACCGCCTATGCGCTGGGGAGCGCCTCCCCGGAGGAGATCGACGACCTGGGGATGACCGCGGCCCTGCGGCTCGCGGCGGTACGCGCCCTGGAGGCCCTGCCGGTCCGGCCCGACGCGGTGATCCTCGACGGGAAGCACGACTACCTGGGCGCGCCCTGGCAGGTTCGCACGGTGATCAAGGGCGACCGTTCCTGTGTGGCAGTGGCGGCGGCCTCGGTCATCGCCAAGGTTCAGCGCGACAAAATGATGGCCGAACTGGGCGTCGACCATGCAGACTTCGGGTTTGCGGACAACGCCGGTTATCCGTCGCCCGTGCACAAGGTCGCGCTGGAGAAGCGGGGCCCCACCCCGTACCACCGGTTGTCGTGGGCGTATCTTGATGCGCTGCCCCAGTGGCGGCACCTCAAGAAGGTCCGCACCGGGGCAAACGGAAGCGTTCCGGAGATCGAGGGCCAGCTCGGCTTCGACTTCTGACGATTCCGCTCGCACTGGTGTGCCACCCGGTCACGCGAGCCGTACCAACGTTTGATAGATATCAAGTCATGCCTCTCATTCCCGAGGAGCCTCAGATTCACGAGAGTGCCCAGGGTCCCCGTGTCGCTCCGGCCAGCAGCCGTACCGCGCCGACCCCCCGCCCCGTACCCGGCCCCCGTCCCGTGACTCCGTCACGCTCCGGTCGTCCGGGCCCCCGGCCCGCGCCGTCGGCGCAACGCACGCCGCGCGACGTGGCCGCCAAGCCGGCCCCGTCGGCTCAGGCCGCTCCAGCTCAGGCCGCTCCAGCCGCTGCCGCGGCCCCGCAGATCCAGCTGATCCCGGCCTCGGCCGAGGGTGCGCTCGACGCCGCCGAGGAGGCAGTGGACCTGCTTCTGGACGCGGGCCGTGCTCCGGGTGAGGTGCTGGTGATCACCACCGGCGACCCGCACCCGTGGGCCACGCACGAGCTGTCCTTCGGCGAGGCGTCCTACTGGGCCCAGCACGACGCGGGCGACGACGTCTTCTACACGGACGCCGCGCTCACCTCCCGTGCCGCGTCCCGTCCCGTGGTCGTCGTCGCCGTCAACAGCGACTCGGAATCCGGAGTTGCCACGGCTCTGCCTCTGGCCCACACCCTGGCCGGCGCCCTGCTGATCGTCTGCGGCGACCCGCAGCAGATCAACTCGGTGCTGGGCGCGGGCGTCTGAGCCACACCCTTCACGTCCGGGGCACCGGGGATCACGCGGATGTGCCGCTGCGGCGGCGTGTGCGCGGGTCCCGTCGGCGTGCCCGGACCAGTGGTGGTCGCCCGGCGGTCGCCGTCCCTCGCCGAGGGACGGCCGCTCGACGTACGACTGACTACGTCCTCGCTCCGGCTGTCGTACGCCGTGCCCCGCGCGCGGCGACGATCCGGCTCCCGCACGGGACTTGCTCCCGGGCCAGGAGCC includes the following:
- a CDS encoding ribonuclease HII — translated: MPYEPPTHTVERSLRATTGAKVIAGVDEVGRGAWAGPVTVCAAVTGLRRPPEGLTDSKLLTIRRRTELAKVLQTWVTAYALGSASPEEIDDLGMTAALRLAAVRALEALPVRPDAVILDGKHDYLGAPWQVRTVIKGDRSCVAVAAASVIAKVQRDKMMAELGVDHADFGFADNAGYPSPVHKVALEKRGPTPYHRLSWAYLDALPQWRHLKKVRTGANGSVPEIEGQLGFDF